CTCGGCTTGGTCGGCACACTGGCGATCGCCCCCAGAGGAGCCAGTTGCTGCGCGATCTGCGTTTGCTCATTGAGCTGCTGCGTCGAAGACACCAGGCCCCCTAGTCCCTCCACAAGGCGCTTGAGATCGTCCCGAAAAGACGGATCACCGGTCAAATCATCCAGGTCCGACGTGATTTTCTGAGTATTTTGAAAAGTGGCTCGGGCCGCATCCAGAGTCTGCTGTAGCAGCAGCACCGTTTCAGGGTTGTTGAGCGACACAGACGCATTCCGGACGGCCTCCGACGCCTGAGCCGCATTCGTCGTCAGCAGCTCCAGGTTACGCACTGTCACATTGAGGCGGTTGGCCACTTCGCCCTCACGGCTCAGCGCTGGCGACAGGTCCGTCAAAATCTGGCGCAGCTGACCGCTGGTCGCATTCAAATTCGTCAGCGTTCCTGTGAGGGCAACGCGATTGGCCGCCAAAAGCTCACTGGCCTGATTCGCCGTTAGCCCTAGCTGGGCCGCTGCCTGCCCCACCGCATTAGAGGTTGTCACCGTCGAGGCAGACACTGCCCGCAGTTCTTGGTTGGCAGCCTGGGTCAGGCTCGACACATTTCGGCTCAAGACGGCAATCTCCTCCGTCGCCCCGGCGATGCCCGCCGCCGCATCCGAGGCATTTTTGGTCAGAGAGTTGATGTTCGCTGACATCTCGGGGTCCGTCAGCAAATTGGTCAGGCGCAGGGTCGCGCGAATCAGCTCATCAAAGTTGACGCCAATACTGCCGCTCAGGCGCGTACCGTCACACACAATCAGGCTTTCGTCGCAGTCCGGATCGAGGGGGCGGGTGTCTACTTCGGAGCGGGTCAGTTCGACCAGGGGGGTGATGTCGATGGCCACTTCGCCGATGAAGCCGGACTGGTTGGATTCGATCAGCACATTTCGAGGAATCAAGAGGTCTGCTGAAGAAATCTCGATGTCGACCTCGACGCTGCCGATCGCGGGCTGCACTCGCGTCACTCGACCAACGGTCACGCCCCG
This genomic stretch from Geitlerinema sp. PCC 7407 harbors:
- a CDS encoding MlaD family protein, giving the protein MRARTIREGSVGLLILLGLGLAGGLILWLKGFNPANRSYQATVDFANTGGIQPGAPVRYRGVTVGRVTRVQPAIGSVEVDIEISSADLLIPRNVLIESNQSGFIGEVAIDITPLVELTRSEVDTRPLDPDCDESLIVCDGTRLSGSIGVNFDELIRATLRLTNLLTDPEMSANINSLTKNASDAAAGIAGATEEIAVLSRNVSSLTQAANQELRAVSASTVTTSNAVGQAAAQLGLTANQASELLAANRVALTGTLTNLNATSGQLRQILTDLSPALSREGEVANRLNVTVRNLELLTTNAAQASEAVRNASVSLNNPETVLLLQQTLDAARATFQNTQKITSDLDDLTGDPSFRDDLKRLVEGLGGLVSSTQQLNEQTQIAQQLAPLGAIASVPTKPSAAGVARSPDELPGSLLQLDPPESPADLPAEAAESSLIFDTDSQSADSPFEMKLGN